Proteins from a genomic interval of Rosa chinensis cultivar Old Blush chromosome 2, RchiOBHm-V2, whole genome shotgun sequence:
- the LOC112185375 gene encoding uncharacterized protein LOC112185375: MDQQGISNNKDRSILESNEASETWLVSFNDHDRLKGLQGKNRRFSGASVSEEELKIRNELEMEVEKDLEEEIKDGICHLALRLHRLYQHQKERSASKLAFCEVNINIQMEGGTKIEIKETKRPAPAEREKSFPPRPSSRSSTVRSVMKVGANTKKFDWAKSLRSSGGQGWKV; encoded by the exons ATGGACCAGCAAGGAATATCCAACAATAAAG ATCGTTCAATCTTGGAGTCGAACGAGGCCAGCGAAACTTGGCTG GTAAGCTTTAATGATCATGATCGTCTTAAGGGATTACAAGGCAAAAACAGGAGATTTTCTGGGGCCAGTGTTTCCGAAGAAGAGCTGAAGATTCGCAATGAGCTTGAAATGGAAGTAGAAAAAGACTTGGAGGAAGAAATCAAAGATGGGATATGCCATCTTGCTCTGAGATTGCACAGGCTTTATCAGCACCAAAAGGAGAGAAGTGCAAGCAAATTAGCATTTTGTGAGGTGAATATAAACATACAAATGGAAGGAGGAACCAAGATTGAAATAAAAGAGACCAAAAGGCCAGCACCAGCTGAAAGGGAAAAGAGCTTTCCTCCTCGGCCTAGTTCTAGATCATCTACTGTGAGATCAGTTATGAAAGTGGGTGCAAACACAAAGAAGTTTGATTGGGCCAAAAGTCTGAGATCGAGTGGTGGTCAAGGATGGAAAGTTTAA